One Pleuronectes platessa chromosome 20, fPlePla1.1, whole genome shotgun sequence DNA window includes the following coding sequences:
- the LOC128425554 gene encoding CD276 antigen isoform X3 codes for MSAFRSLVVLILIMWTLTTADVEVSCVLEESCFLPCSFHPGKDPVIHWKQVEPGNTFVHSYYRASDQFDHQNESFRGRTSLFTDQISGGNASIRLTGLQLQDQGRYLCFTSIIDGDGEESFINLTAEAPVRHVDIEQVEDSFTCRSEGIYPEPQLTWSTRPPSNVTLQNQTSVKETEQQLYEISSTVTLSDRDSVLICSISTRSGRRSAVWYQPTPVHVSPNETTTTINCTAPNTKPPTHLLWKFNHSQIIVNQTGVDGPPRVSEQWRQQVEDVSASGSLTLHHLSSDHQGTFTCELSSEEETLFINSYVTIEEAPVRHVDIEQVEDSFTCRSEGIYPEPQLTWSTRPPSNVTLQNQTSVKETEQQLYEISSTVTLSDRDSVLICSISTRSGRRSAVWYQPTPVHVSPSETTTTINCTAPNTKPPTHWVWKFNHRQIIVNQTGVDGLHSVSEQWRQQVEDVSASGSLTLHHLSSDHQGTFTCELSSEEETLFINSYVTIEEGSSGAVAGIVVGVLVVCVALGAGFYYCIRLKRNEMDHPPPDPTEMNHLQSDNEGNNDTTPEGDT; via the exons ATGTTGAGGTCTCCTGTGTTTTAGAGGAGAGCTGCTTCTTACCCTGCAGTTTTCATCCTGGTAAAGACCCAGTCATCCACTGGAAGCAGGTGGAACCAGGAAACACTTTTGTCCACTCCTACTACAGAGCCAGTGACCAGTTTGATCACCAGAACGAGAGCTTCAGAGGCCGGACATCACTGTTCACAGATCAGATCTCCGGAGGAAACGCCTCCATCAGGCTGACggggctgcagcttcaggaccaggGAAGATACCTGTGCTTCACCAGCATCATcgatggagatggagaggagtCATTTATCAACCTGACAGCAGAAG CTCCGGTGCGTCACGTGGAcattgagcaggtggaggacagcttcACCTGCCGCTCAGAGGGGATCTACCCCGAGCCGCAGCTCACCTGGTCCACCAGGCCTCCGTCCAACGTGACCCTTCAGAACCAAACCTCAGTGaaggagacggagcagcagctctatgagatcagcagcacagtgacactgtcagacagagactctgttctgatctgcagcatcagcactcgCAGTGGGAGGAGGAGCGCGGTGTGGTATCAACCCA ctcccGTCCATGTGTCACCgaatgaaacaacaacaacaatcaactGCACTGCTCCAAACACCAAACCCCCGACACACCTGCTGTGGAAGTTCAACCACAGTCAGATCATTGTGAACCAGACCGGGGTGGACGGCCCCCCCAGGgtctcagagcagtggaggcagcaggtggaggatgtgtcAGCGTCAGGCAGCCTCACGCTGCACCACTTATCTTCAGATCACCAGGGAACGTTCACCTGTGAACTCAGTAGTGAAGAGGAGACGCTCTTCATCAACAGCTACGTGACGATAGAGGAAG CTCCGGTGCGTCACGTGGAcattgagcaggtggaggacagcttcACCTGCCGCTCAGAGGGGATCTACCCCGAGCCGCAGCTCACCTGGTCCACCAGGCCTCCGTCCAACGTGACCCTTCAGAACCAAACCTCAGTGaaggagacggagcagcagctctatgagatcagcagcacagtgacactgtcagacagagactctgttctgatctgcagcatcagcactcgCAGTGGGAGGAGGAGCGCGGTGTGGTATCAACCCA ctcccGTCCATGTGTCACCgagtgaaacaacaacaacaatcaactGCACTGCTCCAAACACCAAACCCCCGACACACTGGGTGTGGAAGTTCAACCACAGGCAGATCATTGTGAACCAGACCGGGGTGGACGGCCTCCACAGCgtctcagagcagtggaggcagcaggtggaggatgtgtcAGCGTCAGGCAGCCTCACGCTGCACCACTTATCTTCAGATCACCAGGGAACGTTCACCTGTGAACTCAGTAGTGAAGAGGAGACGCTCTTCATCAACAGCTACGTGACGATAGAGGAAG GTTCTTCAGGTGCAGTTGCAGGAATTGTGGTCGGAGTCCTCGTTGTGTGTGTAGCATTAGGAGCAGGATTCTACTACTGTATAAGACTAAag AGAAACGAAATGGATCATCCACCACCAGACCCTACAGAGATGAACCATTTACA GTCAGACAATGAAGGAAATAATGACACAACACCTGAAGGGGACACCTGA
- the LOC128425554 gene encoding CD276 antigen isoform X2: MSAFRSLVVLILIMWTLTTADVEVSCVLEESCFLPCSFHPGKDPVIHWKQVEPGNTFVHSYYRASDQFDHQNESFRGRTSLFTDQISGGNASIRLTGLQLQDQGRYLCFTSIIDGDGEESFINLTAEAPVRHVDIEQVEDSFTCRSEGIYPEPQLTWSTRPPSNVTLQNQTSVKETEQQLYEISSTVTLSDRDSVLICSISTRSGRRSAVWYQPTPVHVSPNETTTTINCTAPNTKPPTHLLWKFNHSQIIVNQTGVDGPPRVSEQWRQQVEDVSASGSLTLHHLSSDHQGTFTCELSSEEETLFINSYVTIEEAPVRHVDIEQVEDSFTCRSEGIYPEPQLTWSTRPPSNVTLQNQTSVKETEQQLYEISSTVTLSDRDSVLICSISTRSGRRSAVWYQPTPVHVSPSETTTTINCTAPNTKPPTHWVWKFNHRQIIVNQTGVDGLHSVSEQWRQQVEDVSASGSLTLHHLSSDHQGTFTCELSSEEETLFINSYVTIEEGSSGAVAGIVVGVLVVCVALGAGFYYCIRLKRNEMDHPPPDPTEMNHLQSDNEGNNENTTPEGDT, from the exons ATGTTGAGGTCTCCTGTGTTTTAGAGGAGAGCTGCTTCTTACCCTGCAGTTTTCATCCTGGTAAAGACCCAGTCATCCACTGGAAGCAGGTGGAACCAGGAAACACTTTTGTCCACTCCTACTACAGAGCCAGTGACCAGTTTGATCACCAGAACGAGAGCTTCAGAGGCCGGACATCACTGTTCACAGATCAGATCTCCGGAGGAAACGCCTCCATCAGGCTGACggggctgcagcttcaggaccaggGAAGATACCTGTGCTTCACCAGCATCATcgatggagatggagaggagtCATTTATCAACCTGACAGCAGAAG CTCCGGTGCGTCACGTGGAcattgagcaggtggaggacagcttcACCTGCCGCTCAGAGGGGATCTACCCCGAGCCGCAGCTCACCTGGTCCACCAGGCCTCCGTCCAACGTGACCCTTCAGAACCAAACCTCAGTGaaggagacggagcagcagctctatgagatcagcagcacagtgacactgtcagacagagactctgttctgatctgcagcatcagcactcgCAGTGGGAGGAGGAGCGCGGTGTGGTATCAACCCA ctcccGTCCATGTGTCACCgaatgaaacaacaacaacaatcaactGCACTGCTCCAAACACCAAACCCCCGACACACCTGCTGTGGAAGTTCAACCACAGTCAGATCATTGTGAACCAGACCGGGGTGGACGGCCCCCCCAGGgtctcagagcagtggaggcagcaggtggaggatgtgtcAGCGTCAGGCAGCCTCACGCTGCACCACTTATCTTCAGATCACCAGGGAACGTTCACCTGTGAACTCAGTAGTGAAGAGGAGACGCTCTTCATCAACAGCTACGTGACGATAGAGGAAG CTCCGGTGCGTCACGTGGAcattgagcaggtggaggacagcttcACCTGCCGCTCAGAGGGGATCTACCCCGAGCCGCAGCTCACCTGGTCCACCAGGCCTCCGTCCAACGTGACCCTTCAGAACCAAACCTCAGTGaaggagacggagcagcagctctatgagatcagcagcacagtgacactgtcagacagagactctgttctgatctgcagcatcagcactcgCAGTGGGAGGAGGAGCGCGGTGTGGTATCAACCCA ctcccGTCCATGTGTCACCgagtgaaacaacaacaacaatcaactGCACTGCTCCAAACACCAAACCCCCGACACACTGGGTGTGGAAGTTCAACCACAGGCAGATCATTGTGAACCAGACCGGGGTGGACGGCCTCCACAGCgtctcagagcagtggaggcagcaggtggaggatgtgtcAGCGTCAGGCAGCCTCACGCTGCACCACTTATCTTCAGATCACCAGGGAACGTTCACCTGTGAACTCAGTAGTGAAGAGGAGACGCTCTTCATCAACAGCTACGTGACGATAGAGGAAG GTTCTTCAGGTGCAGTTGCAGGAATTGTGGTCGGAGTCCTCGTTGTGTGTGTAGCATTAGGAGCAGGATTCTACTACTGTATAAGACTAAag AGAAACGAAATGGATCATCCACCACCAGACCCTACAGAGATGAACCATTTACA
- the LOC128425554 gene encoding CD276 antigen isoform X1, with amino-acid sequence MSAFRSLVVLILIMWTLTTADVEVSCVLEESCFLPCSFHPGKDPVIHWKQVEPGNTFVHSYYRASDQFDHQNESFRGRTSLFTDQISGGNASIRLTGLQLQDQGRYLCFTSIIDGDGEESFINLTAEAPVRHVDIEQVEDSFTCRSEGIYPEPQLTWSTRPPSNVTLQNQTSVKETEQQLYEISSTVTLSDRDSVLICSISTRSGRRSAVWYQPTPVHVSPNETTTTINCTAPNTKPPTHLLWKFNHSQIIVNQTGVDGPPRVSEQWRQQVEDVSASGSLTLHHLSSDHQGTFTCELSSEEETLFINSYVTIEEAPVRHVDIEQVEDSFTCRSEGIYPEPQLTWSTRPPSNVTLQNQTSVKETEQQLYEISSTVTLSDRDSVLICSISTRSGRRSAVWYQPTPVHVSPSETTTTINCTAPNTKPPTHWVWKFNHRQIIVNQTGVDGLHSVSEQWRQQVEDVSASGSLTLHHLSSDHQGTFTCELSSEEETLFINSYVTIEEGSSGAVAGIVVGVLVVCVALGAGFYYCIRLKRKRTNTRRNINNMMLQLIHLQSHNEENNDTTPENEEMLPETDKDKQIPQDEEEELNK; translated from the exons ATGTTGAGGTCTCCTGTGTTTTAGAGGAGAGCTGCTTCTTACCCTGCAGTTTTCATCCTGGTAAAGACCCAGTCATCCACTGGAAGCAGGTGGAACCAGGAAACACTTTTGTCCACTCCTACTACAGAGCCAGTGACCAGTTTGATCACCAGAACGAGAGCTTCAGAGGCCGGACATCACTGTTCACAGATCAGATCTCCGGAGGAAACGCCTCCATCAGGCTGACggggctgcagcttcaggaccaggGAAGATACCTGTGCTTCACCAGCATCATcgatggagatggagaggagtCATTTATCAACCTGACAGCAGAAG CTCCGGTGCGTCACGTGGAcattgagcaggtggaggacagcttcACCTGCCGCTCAGAGGGGATCTACCCCGAGCCGCAGCTCACCTGGTCCACCAGGCCTCCGTCCAACGTGACCCTTCAGAACCAAACCTCAGTGaaggagacggagcagcagctctatgagatcagcagcacagtgacactgtcagacagagactctgttctgatctgcagcatcagcactcgCAGTGGGAGGAGGAGCGCGGTGTGGTATCAACCCA ctcccGTCCATGTGTCACCgaatgaaacaacaacaacaatcaactGCACTGCTCCAAACACCAAACCCCCGACACACCTGCTGTGGAAGTTCAACCACAGTCAGATCATTGTGAACCAGACCGGGGTGGACGGCCCCCCCAGGgtctcagagcagtggaggcagcaggtggaggatgtgtcAGCGTCAGGCAGCCTCACGCTGCACCACTTATCTTCAGATCACCAGGGAACGTTCACCTGTGAACTCAGTAGTGAAGAGGAGACGCTCTTCATCAACAGCTACGTGACGATAGAGGAAG CTCCGGTGCGTCACGTGGAcattgagcaggtggaggacagcttcACCTGCCGCTCAGAGGGGATCTACCCCGAGCCGCAGCTCACCTGGTCCACCAGGCCTCCGTCCAACGTGACCCTTCAGAACCAAACCTCAGTGaaggagacggagcagcagctctatgagatcagcagcacagtgacactgtcagacagagactctgttctgatctgcagcatcagcactcgCAGTGGGAGGAGGAGCGCGGTGTGGTATCAACCCA ctcccGTCCATGTGTCACCgagtgaaacaacaacaacaatcaactGCACTGCTCCAAACACCAAACCCCCGACACACTGGGTGTGGAAGTTCAACCACAGGCAGATCATTGTGAACCAGACCGGGGTGGACGGCCTCCACAGCgtctcagagcagtggaggcagcaggtggaggatgtgtcAGCGTCAGGCAGCCTCACGCTGCACCACTTATCTTCAGATCACCAGGGAACGTTCACCTGTGAACTCAGTAGTGAAGAGGAGACGCTCTTCATCAACAGCTACGTGACGATAGAGGAAG GTTCTTCAGGTGCAGTTGCAGGAATTGTGGTCGGAGTCCTCGTTGTGTGTGTAGCATTAGGAGCAGGATTCTACTACTGTATAAGACTAAag agaaaaagaacaaacacaagACGGAACATCAACAATATGATGCTACAGTTGATACATTTACA GTCACACAATGAAGAAAATAATGACACAACACCTGAAAATGAAGAAATGCTGCCtgagacagacaaagacaaacaaatacctcaggatgaagaagaggagctgaacaagtag
- the LOC128425554 gene encoding V-set and immunoglobulin domain-containing protein 10 isoform X4, with amino-acid sequence MISAPVRHVDIEQVEDSFTCRSEGIYPEPQLTWSTRPPSNVTLQNQTSVKETEQQLYEISSTVTLSDRDSVLICSISTRSGRRSAVWYQPTPVHVSPNETTTTINCTAPNTKPPTHLLWKFNHSQIIVNQTGVDGPPRVSEQWRQQVEDVSASGSLTLHHLSSDHQGTFTCELSSEEETLFINSYVTIEEAPVRHVDIEQVEDSFTCRSEGIYPEPQLTWSTRPPSNVTLQNQTSVKETEQQLYEISSTVTLSDRDSVLICSISTRSGRRSAVWYQPTPVHVSPSETTTTINCTAPNTKPPTHWVWKFNHRQIIVNQTGVDGLHSVSEQWRQQVEDVSASGSLTLHHLSSDHQGTFTCELSSEEETLFINSYVTIEEGSSGAVAGIVVGVLVVCVALGAGFYYCIRLKRKRTNTRRNINNMMLQLIHLQSHNEENNDTTPENEEMLPETDKDKQIPQDEEEELNK; translated from the exons ATGATCTCAG CTCCGGTGCGTCACGTGGAcattgagcaggtggaggacagcttcACCTGCCGCTCAGAGGGGATCTACCCCGAGCCGCAGCTCACCTGGTCCACCAGGCCTCCGTCCAACGTGACCCTTCAGAACCAAACCTCAGTGaaggagacggagcagcagctctatgagatcagcagcacagtgacactgtcagacagagactctgttctgatctgcagcatcagcactcgCAGTGGGAGGAGGAGCGCGGTGTGGTATCAACCCA ctcccGTCCATGTGTCACCgaatgaaacaacaacaacaatcaactGCACTGCTCCAAACACCAAACCCCCGACACACCTGCTGTGGAAGTTCAACCACAGTCAGATCATTGTGAACCAGACCGGGGTGGACGGCCCCCCCAGGgtctcagagcagtggaggcagcaggtggaggatgtgtcAGCGTCAGGCAGCCTCACGCTGCACCACTTATCTTCAGATCACCAGGGAACGTTCACCTGTGAACTCAGTAGTGAAGAGGAGACGCTCTTCATCAACAGCTACGTGACGATAGAGGAAG CTCCGGTGCGTCACGTGGAcattgagcaggtggaggacagcttcACCTGCCGCTCAGAGGGGATCTACCCCGAGCCGCAGCTCACCTGGTCCACCAGGCCTCCGTCCAACGTGACCCTTCAGAACCAAACCTCAGTGaaggagacggagcagcagctctatgagatcagcagcacagtgacactgtcagacagagactctgttctgatctgcagcatcagcactcgCAGTGGGAGGAGGAGCGCGGTGTGGTATCAACCCA ctcccGTCCATGTGTCACCgagtgaaacaacaacaacaatcaactGCACTGCTCCAAACACCAAACCCCCGACACACTGGGTGTGGAAGTTCAACCACAGGCAGATCATTGTGAACCAGACCGGGGTGGACGGCCTCCACAGCgtctcagagcagtggaggcagcaggtggaggatgtgtcAGCGTCAGGCAGCCTCACGCTGCACCACTTATCTTCAGATCACCAGGGAACGTTCACCTGTGAACTCAGTAGTGAAGAGGAGACGCTCTTCATCAACAGCTACGTGACGATAGAGGAAG GTTCTTCAGGTGCAGTTGCAGGAATTGTGGTCGGAGTCCTCGTTGTGTGTGTAGCATTAGGAGCAGGATTCTACTACTGTATAAGACTAAag agaaaaagaacaaacacaagACGGAACATCAACAATATGATGCTACAGTTGATACATTTACA GTCACACAATGAAGAAAATAATGACACAACACCTGAAAATGAAGAAATGCTGCCtgagacagacaaagacaaacaaatacctcaggatgaagaagaggagctgaacaagtag
- the LOC128425556 gene encoding CD276 antigen, producing MSAFRSLVVLILIMWTLTTADGKVCVLAESCILRCSFHPGKEPVIHWMKVEPGNPPVHSYYNDKDQFDKQSEHFRGRTSLFTDQISRGDASIRLTGLQLQDQGRYKCFTSIINGGSEESFINLTAEAPVRHVDIEQVEDSFTCRSEGIYPEPQLTWSTRPPSNVTLQNQTSVKETEQQLYEISSTVTLSDRDSVLICSISTRSGRRSALWYQPTPVHVSPNETTTTIHCTAPNTKPPTHWVWKFNHRQIIVNQTGVDGPPRVSEQWRQQVEDVSASGSLTLHHLSSDHQGTFTCELSSEEETLFINSYVTIEEGKIP from the exons ATGTCTGCGTTCAGGTCTCTGGTTGTGTTGATCCTCATCATGTGGACTCTCACCACAGCAG ATGGTAAGGTCTGTGTTTTAGCAGAGAGCTGCATCTTACGCTGCAGTTTTCATCCTGGTAAAGAACCAGTAATCCACTGGATGAAGGTGGAACCAGGAAACCCTCCTGTCCACTCCTACTACAACGACAAAGACCAGTTTGATAAACAGAGCGAGCACTTCAGAGGCCGGACATCACTGTTCACAGATCAGATCTCCAGAGGAGACGCCTCCATCAGGCTGACggggctgcagcttcaggaccaggGAAGATACAAGTGCTTCACCAGCATCATCAATGGAGGCAGCGAGGAGTCATTTATCAACCTGACAGCAGAAG CTCCGGTGCGTCACGTGGAcattgagcaggtggaggacagcttcACCTGCCGCTCAGAGGGGATCTACCCCGAGCCGCAGCTCACCTGGTCCACCAGGCCTCCGTCCAACGTGACCCTTCAGAACCAAACCTCAGTGaaggagacggagcagcagctctatgagatcagcagcacagtgacactgtcagacagagactctgttctgatctgcagcatcagcactcgCAGTGGGAGGAGGAGCGCGCTGTGGTATCAACCCA ctcccGTCCATGTGTCACCgaatgaaacaacaacaacaatccactGCACTGCTCCAAACACCAAACCCCCGACACACTGGGTGTGGAAGTTCAACCACAGGCAGATCATTGTGAACCAGACCGGGGTGGACGGCCCCCCCAGGgtctcagagcagtggaggcagcaggtggaggatgtgtcAGCGTCAGGCAGCCTCACGCTGCACCACTTATCTTCAGATCACCAGGGAACGTTCACCTGTGAACTCAGTAGTGAAGAGGAGACGCTCTTCATCAACAGCTACGTGACGATAGAGGAAGGTAAGATCCCATGA